CATTATGATTTGATGACTTTAGAAGAAGTACCTTATTCTGTCTTATGTTATGATACTTGAATAGCTGGGAACTAAATCTTAGACAGCCTACTGTAGGTGGCAGCATCTGAAGCAGGTGGAATTACTCAAGGCATGGGGGCATACAAGGTACAAGTACCTTTTGATGGCAAGCCACAGACTTGTGTTTTCCTTGACACCCCTGGACATGAGGTAATTAATGATGTAGCACTGGTTCTAACTTTTAACTGCTTATTcatgcaagttttttttttttgcttttttaaaatttttatgtcAAATGTTCTTCTTGGAGATTTTGCAGACATATCTTAACAGGCCTTTGTCAAGATGAATTATCTAACATAACTGTACAAATGGTTGGATAGGCATTTGGAGCGATGAGAGCTCGTGGAGCCAGAGTAATAGACATTGTTGTTATTGTAGTTGCTACTGATGATGGAATTCGACCTCAAACAGAAGAGGCCATTGCTCATGCCAAAGCAGCTGGAATGCCAATTGTTATTGCTATAAACAAAGTGCGCTTGCATTTATTCTGAGATTTTCCACTGTGTGTTGGCTTGTATATCATTTagtctcatttgcattctgCTTTTGATGTATGAAACATGATGACAAATCTCCTCTTGCTTATGGGAGTTGGCATTTTCAGTTCTCATAATCACAGTACTGCTCAAGTTTGATGTTTCTAGATTTTTACATCATAGCATATTATCTTATATGCATTCtgttttttgggataattttaaaaGTCCTTTGGGTTTCTGATTAACGGAATGTAGAGCAGGGAGCAGTACCTGCAGGTTGCttctatttaaaaaaaaaaaactcctgacaattaaaagtgtcagcatagaATTCGATATTCTAATGTTGTACTATACCTATACTGACactttcaaatatcaagaaaagaGATTTTTGTTGGTAGATGGGATGTTATAACAGCATAGTTTTCCTGACATGTTGAATAGTATGAGtctatccccacattggaagggacaacactcgcCCTAGGTGTGAGGATAGATAAAGTGTCAGGTTAGATTATCTATACTGACACTTTTAAATGCCGTTAAAAGCCATTTTTGTTATAGTGACTGTTAACATTATTACATAAATATGGTCACTTACCTTGATCAGATAAGGTATATATCACTTGAATAGAGTGGTGAAAGTTTAATATACAAAGTTGTTGAACTTAATTTTTGAGTTAGTTATTGAACTTAATATATTATCGCTTACCGGAGGCTGATTTTACAGGTTGGAACAACTTGGTCATGATCAGCAAAGGTGTACGATAATTTAGTGGCTGATTTTGTAGCTTCCAGTTCCACAAGAGGATGTATGGCAGTGCCCATATCGATTACAGGCATAGGTTTCTCTTACCTGTCGATTTTTTGCTGCCATCCTTTAACTTCAACGGGTTATGAACATCTGAGTGCTCAAATGTTCAAGCTCTATTTGTAGACATCTGAATATGTGACACGGGCTGCGTGGTTGTAATTTTATATGTTGGGTATGGTTATTGTTCTTATTATTTGATGTATAATAACATTACATTGTTATATTCTTGAAAAACTTAATATAAATGATTAaatactttatatatatattatatattcaGTATAACAATATAATGTAATACTACACTAAAACAAGGAGACAATACAATCCTTTGAATAAGTACTGCGATGGAAAAAAGCAGTACTAGTATAAATATAGCCATTAGTCAAGCATTTCCTTCTAAAGTTGGATTGGTAGATGTTTACGCGTTCTTCACTCTGAAAGACCAACAAGACCTATATTATCAAAGTCCATAATTGAAAAGAAGTCACCAGTCCATAATTAGTAAGGACTTTGATAATTGAAGAAGTCACTAGTAGGGGCTTTCTCTCTCTTGAAAAGAGAGCTTTTCTCTCCATGGTGGGAGAGTGGAAAGTTTTCAAAAAGTTTCAAAGTTCCAAAAGTTTCAGAATTGCAGGTGGTCTTCAAGATCCCAGACAACCAAAAACCAAAACAACTTTGTCCGAATCCACTACGAAGGACGAATTAAAGGAGACAATGAGGAGCTATTCACTGAGGTGTGCTGAAACATAAAGGCATGCTCATGGCCGGTACCTGATCTTATCTTGCTTTACTGTTTTTATGCATTAGTGATAGGTGCACTTCCACGTTTTCTAGTTGCCTACCAGAACTGTATTTTTCTAGAGGAAAAGCATATTTTCTGTCTTCCTCGTAGTTTTTTTGGTGTTTTCTTTTCTGCTGTGATATTGTGGGGGTTACCTGTTTTACCTCTTTTATAAGTCCCATGGCTGAGGAGCTAGCAGATATACTGCAAAGCTTTGAGCTTTCGAGTAAGGAGCTTCAGGTTACTGACGTGGGTAGGGATGAGCTGGCTATTGGTATTAGGGAGTGCCAATGCAGCTTGATAGGGAAGATAATGGGTGAAAAGATTGTAAATTACACAGGAGTCAAGAACTTTGTCACCATAGCCTGGAGCTACCCTAGAGACCTGAAAGTAGCAGAGCTAGGGCCGAATACTTTCCAGTTCATACTCCTAGGAGAAAATGACAGAGAAAGAGTCATGAATGGAGGGCCTTGGATACTGGACAATCAGATACTAGTGATGAACAGATGGTATGAAGGTATAGAGGATGATGAGACAACTTTTAACCTGGCTCCAATCTGGGTGCAAGTCTGGAATCTCCCAATACATTGGATGTCTAAAGAGGCAGGGAGGAAGATAGGAGCTGTGTTCCACCAAGTGAGAGATGTGATAATCCCACAAATGGGTGGGAAGGAGGGAAGACATCTCAAACTTTCTGTACTCATGGACATTGCACAACCTCTTCTGAGAGGGCCAACAGTTAAGGTGGCAGGGAGTGCAAAATGGGCATGCTTTAAGTATGAAAGGTGCCCCGACTTTTGTTATAGCTGTGGTAGAATGGGTCATAGTGAAAGAACATGTGATAAACCTATGCTTGTATGCTTGTaggggaaaggaaaaaagataatCAGTGTGGTACATAGATGCGGGCTAGAAGCGGAAGTAGGAAAATTTCACCTCAGAAAAATCAAACAAGTGCTAACTATAACCCCCAAAGACACCACTGGAGTTTTCAAAATGGAGAATGGGTAGAGAAAGAGAAACAGGAAGCTCCGGTAACAAGAAATTATGGAGACCAAGAATTAAAAGAAAGATGGTAGCATAGTGCCGTGCCTTCCACTTTACTTAATTTGGAATAAATTATGACTCAAAAAAGTCCAGAGCTTGCAGGCCCTTCAGAGAACGATCTAGCTTTACAGTGAAATGTAGCGGAGACTGTAGAGGACTGCACAAGTCAAGTCAACAACATAAAGTCTCCAATGagtctgaattttttttttttttttttttacagaaacGTTAGGAAATATATTGATTTCAAAACAATTTATACAAACTTGAGCAATGGCCCATAAGGAGCTCTACAATTGTGTCATTTGACACAGAGGACTTAGATATTCCTCATCTTGCGCTAATGAAGTAGCATACTTACTAATTCTTCTCCCTAGTCTATTACACTGGTTGGCAACTAAGCTAAATGAGCAGTTCATAAACAAAGCTTTGAACATGTGAATGTCTtccaattgagcaaaaagtcTTACATCTGTGGTCTTGTTATTTCTCAGCATTCGTACCATCTGTGCGGATGAAACAAGCAGATGCACAGCAGGCCAATGCTTCTGGCTGATTTTACACAACGCTAATTTGAGTGCAGCCGCATAATCCAATAAAGTGTCCCCTGTACTTCTGTCCTTCATGGCCCATGTAGCATGCACCTTGTTGTCCTTGGTTGCCACTATACTAATGCCCATAGTTTTCGTTTCCTTCTGCTGGCTCACCTCCACAACAATTGTCATTGTGTTGCTGTTTGTTGTGTCATCTGGTGCCTCTTCATTGCTAGCTGATGTTTCCTGTCTGCTCGCCAGCTTACCTGTACCTTGCACTTCAGTGTATTCTATCCATTCTAGATGAGCTTTCTGTACAATGTCAAAAGGATTCCTACTCTtgttgttgaagatcttctcaTTCCTAGCTTTCCACAGTTGCCAAAGAATGTTCACGGTAAGTGCTTGGTGCTGCTGTCCTTCCCTCTTACTTGATGCTTCCATCAACTCACTCCACCATGTGTTAAAATTACCTCTTCTATCCTCAATGCCATCCCACTGCACAGGTGCCAATCTCCATAGCTCCTTTGCGATAGTGCAAAAAAACATCAAGTGCTCTATTGTTTCCTCCCCTTCGCCACACACTTGACATATTGGTTCCCCCATTCGAGTTCTGTAGTAAATGAGCTCGTTCACTGGTAGAGCTTTGTTCAGACATTTCCAAAGAAAATGCTTTAGTTTGCCCTTAATGTCCATTCCCCACATCTTCCTCCATACCTTCTCCTTCTGCACATGACAGCTGGTTTCCCCTTTCCCACTACTCTCTTGTTGTTGAGCTTTCTCCTCCCTTTCCAGCATCTTATAGGCTGACTTCATAGTGTATTTTCCATTATTGCTTGCTATCCAGTAGCTGCAATCTGTCCTGCCTGCTAAACTTATTGGAATTTTGAGGATTTCTTCAGCATCTTTCCCATTGAATGTACTGAAAATCAAAGGTCTATTCCACCTGAAATTGTGATCAGCTCTTTCACTTTGTGTAAATTGCAGCTTTGTGGTTTTGGGGTCGTAGGTTTCCCTTCTGTTGTATTTGGGATCCACCGATCTTCCCAGATGTTTGTGCTATTACCGTCCCCTATTTTCCTCCAGATTCCCCTTCCCACTTCATCTCTAACACTTGCTAGGCTTTTCCAAACCCATGAGGCAGTTGGATTCACCTGACACTTGAATATTGTGCTATCCGGATAGTACCTGGCTTTCATAACCTTACTTAGCAAAAGATTTGGGCATGTTATCAACCTCCAAATTTGCTTTCCAAGAAGAGCTTTATTAAAATCTTGCAGGTCCTTAAATCCCATTCCCCCTTTGTCTTTGTGCTTTGTAAGTTTAGACCAGGAGCACCAATGCagcttcttttttccttcttcttctccccaccAGTACCTAGCCATCATTGCACTCACATCTTTACAGAGTTTGCCTGGAAGTTTGAAGCAGGACATGGCGTACATAGGTAGAGCCATTGCGATGGCTTTCAGTAGTACTTCTTTCCCTGCATTGCTTAGCAACTTGTTTTTCCAACTTTCCATCCTTCGTTGACAATTATTCCTTATAAAGCCAAACAGTTGCTCCTTGGTTCTTGTAATAACCATGGGTAATCCAAGATATTTGCCTTGGCTTACCATTTAAACATTTCCTAGCTTGCTGCACACAGAAACCTTGTCCCCCTCAGGCGTGTTCTTGCTGAAGAAAACAGATGATTTATCGTAGTTGACCATCTGACCAGAGGCTTTCTCATAATTGGCTAGAATGTTCATGACCTCCTCAGCTTGACCTGCGGTAGCTTTGCAGAAAACTAAAGTATCATCAGCAAAGAACAAATGTGAAACTGATAGGCCTCGTCTACTGATACTAATACCTGATATCAATTTGCTCTCCTCAGCTCTTCTCAACAGATTTGACAGGCCCTCTGAACAGATTAAGAACAAATAAGGGGATAGAGGATCCCCCTGCCTTATACCTCTCTTGGGGCTGACATAACCTCTCTAATCACCATTGATCTTGAAAGAGTATGAGACAGTTGACAAACACTTCCATATCCAGTTGATCCATCTCTCCGAGAATCCCATTTTCTGCATGACTGCACATAAGAATTTCCACTCAACCCTATCATAGGCTTTTGCCATGTCCAGTTTTAATGCCATACACCCTATTGAACCTGTTCTTTTATTTCTCAGGTAGTGGAGATATTCATGGGACACAATGACATTATCTAAAATTTGTCTCCCTGGGACAAAAGCTGCCTGGTTCTTACTAATACAACAGTCCAGAATATATTTAAGTCTATTGGCAAGCACTTTGGAGATAATTTTATAAAGAACATTGCATAGACTTATGGGTCGGTAGTCTTTAAGATTGAAAGGCATATCCACTTTGGGAATCAGGGAGACAACCGTGTGATTAAGGGACTTAAGCATAAAACCTGAATGGAAGAAGCTCTGAATGGCTGGAACAATGTCAGATCTAATTACACtccaaaatttttggaaaaaaagaggTGTCATCCCATCAGGCCTAGGGGCTTTGTCGGGATGCATGGAAAAGAGTGCAGACTTGATCTCGGCCTCAGTAACAATTCTAGTCAGATTAACATTCATTTGATCAGAAATAGTGGTTGGTATACCCCTCAAAGTATCCTCAATGCCTTCAGTGCCTTGACTATCAAACAAATGCTGGTAATAACGAGCCACTTCCTCTCCTAATTCCTTCTCATTAGAGGTCCAAGAACCATCCTCTCTCTGTACATTAGAAATCCTATTTCTTTTCACTCTACCTTTGGCATTAGCATGAAAGAACTGTGAATTTTTGTCCCCCTCTTTCAACCAAGTCACTCTAGACTTTTGGGACTAGTACACCTCCTCTTTGGCATAAGCTCTCTTGAGTTGAGTCTTAAGGTCATTCATAGTTCTTCTATTAAACTCAGGTGCTTCTTTAAGCTTCTCCATAGCTGCCTTTATGTTGTTGATCTCTTTCCTAGAATTATGCTGAAAACTATTCTTCCATTTTAGAAGAGCCACTCTACAATTAGAAATCTATTTAGTGACTTTATACATTCTTGATCCTTCCACTTCTAGTTTCCAAGCTTCCTCAATCACCTGAGTGATTCCTTCTTGCTGTATCCATCTTTTATCGAAAGTgaattttttcctttgattttgcTCCTCAGGTGCCGTATCAACCACAAGCATGCTATGATCTGAACTGTAAGTGTCAACATGTTTGCACCTTGTTTTGTCAAAAATATGAAACTTGGTAGGAGTGCACAACATTCTATCCAACCTTTACTTAATTTCTCCTTCATTTTCCCAGTTGTTACACCAGGTCCAGGGATTGCCATCAAAACCCATATCTACCAGTTCATTATCCTCAATGAACTGCTTAAAATCTCTAAAAGACCACTCCTTCCTAACTCTTCCTCCCCATTTCTCTTCATTGGACACTATATCATTAAAATCTCTTGCAACTATCCATCTTTCTCCCCATAATCTCTTCCTGTCATTCACCACTTGCCATTGGTTCTTTCTAGTTGCCGCCTCACAGCTTGCATAGATGCCAATGAGCCACCAGTCAGTGTGGTGAGTATGATCCACTATACGAGCCTCAATAGAGAAAGCTGTCTTAtgtatttcaatgatgttcactTCCTGTTTCCAAAAGAGAGCCATACCCTCTGACCTATTCATCGATTCTACAATCACACTATGATCAAAATGCAGCCTATTCCTAACAGTCTCCATATACTTTTCCTTATTTTTAGTTTCACACAAGAAAACAACACTTGGGGAGAGGAGGTTGCAAGCCTCCTCTATAATTCAGTCTGATTGACACTGAATTAAAACTCTGGTCCACTATAGTGGAGTACTTAAAACTTTGCTTTTTCTTTAAATCCACATGCATCTCTTATTAGAGCAATGAGTCTGGTTTAAAGGCTCGAATCAGTAACTTTAATGGCTCAAACTTAAAGTATTTATTCAAGGCAATACAtggtgagaaaaaaaaaacattttcaaatatcaaatttggtAATTCCAATGAGTAAAATTACAAGGTTCTATTTTTACACAGGAGATATTTATTATCGTAATATCTAAAAAGTAACTTGCATAAATTAGTTACGCTCTCCATGCTCCAAAACAGGGAGAAGATCCAACCTGTATATATATACAAAGTGCTAATCTCTTTTCCTATCTGCCCATTTTAAAACCATTATTTTTGTTGCACggctaatttcttttatttttttttgtacaatTTTTGGTGCATTGAGAAGCGGCTATTGAGGTTTTTACATGATTATATTTATCAAAGTCCTTATAATGCATCAACAATTTCGAGTGTATTTATTACTGTTGCTGTTTCCGTGTCGTTGATGAGAAATTTCTTGTTGAGTCAATCTGGTCTACTAAAAtgaatcctttttttttttttaaatgactccTTAATTTAGTGTTATACTGTCCAAATTGGAGTGCAAAGTACGACGGAACAAATGAACTGGACAAAGATGTTGCCTTCCCCTCTACTTTACGTTGGAATAGTTAATTCATTATTGTTGCCGTTTACGTGTTTTTGACAAGAAATTTATTGCTGAGTAAATCTGGTCTACAGAAAATGGCTCCTTAATTTAGTGCTAAACTGTCCAAATTGGGGTGCAAAGACAAACGAACTGGACAAAGATGTTGCCTTCCCCTTTGGAAGGCAAGTATTAGGACGAACCCGATCCCGGTTGCGTACCAAATGATGTAGTGAAGACTACTATACAAGTCAACTCAAATGTAAGGTTGCAAATCCGCGAGTCGAGCTTAGACTTGATCAAGTGAAGCTAGACTTATATTTTTGGCTCGAAGTTAAATTGAAAATCAATTGAGCACCTATCGTACATCTCATGTTCTCTAATTGACCTTGTCTATATAACTATGatctttttttaaaatgaatttaaTTGCACTTGGGGATAATGACTAACGAAGGTACAAAACTATACTCACAAATAACTTTGGCCCGAGCTCTGTTAGAGCCTTTTATCAAGTTACTCATACTCGAGTTGAGTTAAGCCACTACCATTATAAGGATCATTTCAGTTGGGAAGAAAAATTCTCATCAAAAAGTGGAAAGTGCACAAccgtttcaaacaaaatttctacTCCCGTTAATTCAAAACCATTGCTTAATGCATCAACGAGTCTAACTTTAAAGCTCAAATTCAACGTGTTAGTTTGAAGAATAATAAGTCGACTCAGTTGACAAGAacaaattattttcttataaaaaatcgTGTGTTCAAATTCGACTGTCATGGTTCTGAAGGTGATCAGAACCTAACCTACTAAAAAAGAAGTTTCAAGACTAGAAATAATCATTTTCTTCAGGGCAATTTATGGGAAGCATATTTGTGagtcaaattaaaaaaattatttcaagaTTTGGGTGGTTCATTTTCGTCAGGGTACATTATGGATTGAATTTCAGTATAATTCTAGGGAAAAAAAGTATGGTCAAGAGGCAGCAAAGAAAGATTGAATGTTTAGCCGGGGCGGATGTCCTGGCCAGGCGACTTCGGTGCTGAATGAGGTGGTTATTGCTGAGTAAACTTGCTTCTTTGGATAGCTCCTAAGCAGTATTTGATTGATTATGTTCATCTATCAACTTACAAAAAATGACTCCTTGATTTAGTGCTAGACTGTCCCAATTGTAGTGCAAAATACGAGGGAATTTCAAATGAACTGGACAAAGATGTTGCCTTCCTTCCCCTTTACTTTGGAAGAGTGAATTAAGTATTTTTGCGGTTCCTGTTTTTGATAAGAAATTTCTTGTCTAGTAAATCTGGCCTGCAGAAGATGACTCCTTAATTTAGCACTAAACCGTCCAAATTGGAGTGCCaagaaaaaagggaacaaaTGAACCGGACAAAGATGTTTGTCTTTTCCTTTGGAAGTTAGTATTAGGCCATAATATTGTCTGTCAGACCATTGAGATGACATTCAACAATTTTCTCTGTATAATTGACCCGATCCCAATTGCGTAGCAAAGTGATGGAGTGGAGAGGACTGCACCCAGCAAGTCAAGTTTAGATTTATGccctgtttgataacccaattcaatacttaaatttaatgaatttaaatcTTAATATATTTAGACCGTTTGATAACCCaaaattgaacatctaaattaattaagttgcactaaattttctagacaaaattTGTTTCCAAAATTAAGTAATAAGTCAGCCATTTATTactgaatgtgatatatacttaaatgtattagattcaatacttaacaattcaataaattaattgattcagatttcaaatttcacttTTATCAAACGCATCCATAATCAAGTCAACCTCGACTTAAATTTTTGGCTTGAACTTAAACTGAAAATCAATTGAGCACCTATGGTTCGACTCATGTTCTCTAATTGATCACGAGTATATAAATGTAATCTTTTCTGAAAATGAATTTATTAGCAGGTGGCCATAATGACTAACGAAAGTACAAGACTGTATACTTTTTTATTGAGTTCAATGAACTTTCAAGTGAAATAACTTTGGCCCAATTCGAGCCTTTTATCAAGTTGCTCAAAGCTACTGCCAATATCAGGCAgtgtctgtttgataacataaaaaagtgctgaaactaaattcattcagacattcagatgttttgagtgtttgataaataaaaatttttctgctgaacttattaagtggtgctgaatttgtatgtatttttttcagcacaagatttgtaactgaatgcttaatttgataagaaacaagagatttacttcaactactttatcttatctaccaaatctatccttgtttgttaattacattcaaaatccttattgaattaaataatttaatattttctatccaaaatccttatctaattaaacaacctgaCATTCTCTGTCTAATGGCtttctacttctattttctccctattgaatgattttttttttacaatttctccATGCTCCTCACATTTGTCTACTCCTTatctttttccatctttctactttttcataattttgtcatttttttactcccaattttttttattgctacCGTACTCACCGAtctcaaattcattttttccaagGTAAGTGACAttgattatttgttgttttgcttcaacatttttccattgaagtaattaaatatatatataatttggtgtgaatttaaaacttgtttattgcagcttccttttgcttatatttagacttttcttatcaaactctgatttaaaaatatatttgcaccgatatttggacttttccataatatatttcttcttttatattactttgatttaaaaataatattggcattttcatacctaacaattttaagctaattaaatcatatgttctatttcctttttggattgaaagatagaagggcaaaattgtacaatttagtttattaagcattaagttataaatgtttatcaaacagtataaatatgttcagcattaagattcagatattcatatatctcttttcagtgcttaatattcagcaaattaattgtttcagtattcagaattcagaattcagaattcagagttcagattcagttttatcaaacggagccttagtttggaagaaaaacttttatcaaaaaatggaaaGTGTCCAACCAGTCTAACTTAAAGCTCAAACTCATGGACTTAATGTGTTAGTTTCAAGACTGGAAATAATGATTTTCTTCAGGGCAATTTATGGGAAGCATATTAGTGagtcaaattaaaaaaaattatttcaagaTTCGGGTGCTTCATTTTCGTCAGGCTATGTTATGGGTTGAATTTCATTATaattctagaaaaaaaaaggtatggTCAAGAGGCAGCAAAGAAAGATTGAGTGTTTAACCGAGGCGGATGTTCTGGCCAGGCGACTTCGGTGCTGAATGAGGTGGTCATAGCAGTATTTGATTGATTATATTCATCTATCAACTTAACCAATGTGATTTTACTTCTTTCTGGTTTTCATTAAGAGTTTTGCTTGCATAATTTCTAGTGGACATGCTCCTAGAATTTTCTGCCATTTCTTTTGGGCACCAACTGAGTTGTGATGCCATTTTGAGCCCCTAAATTAGCCTGGGTACACAAAACCAAAACGCGACCTGAGATGGGTTTTGGGACTTAAAAGAAAATGAGGGTataaattttatccttttcaaggTGTGAGATTGAAAAAGGATGAGATGTGAGACACTACTTTAAGaattttcttcatttgaaaaattaatagaagaaaaatggtggggTGATTTTTAAATATCCATTTCTTTCTCACGGACTACCAGACCTAGAAGAGTTATGGCAGACAGAGAATAGCCCATCACTtatgataaaacacataatcaTGTTTTTTTATAGTAGTCATAGCCATGGACTTATattcttatactatataagaatgagttatGATGAAAGGGGGTTTGAATTTCAACCGAATAGATAGGGACTCTTTGAAAATGTGGAATGttgtaaagttttttttttttcaaacttttggTACAACTGAGGGCAGCATGTGTTTAGGTATATttaccaaaataccctcgctttGGTAcatttaaaactttgatttatGGAGACATTTGGATATTTCTGAAATATGAAATTATTTTGCAACCATTTTTGCATAGAGTACAACTCATATAAGCTTATGTGTTGGTATAATTACTGAAATGGTGTTTTAGATATATTTAATTGAAGTGTGGTTTTTGTTGTATAATTAACATAAAGACATATTAACACGTTATGCAATTAACACGTTGCTATAACTAACCATTGAAGGATATTCCTTTGTCTGAAACAACTTATGTTTGCTCTTGGGCGATTTTCAACTGACATTTGTAGGAGTCTTTTGAGAATGGTAAAATTGTAAAAGTATTAATAAAACAAAGTGTATAAGTATGTGCTGCAATTAGAATGTACTATTATTAGTTTTATCATATTTGATGACTATTTCTTTCGAGAATGTACTGTTATTTGTCTAATGAAAATCCTCTCTAGCTACAGGCATTAAACACCCGCACGATGTGTGGGCACCCCCAAGTGTATAGAATTATAGTAAAGTTTAATGGTTAAATAAGTCTTACTTGACTAACTAATCTCTCTCGCAATTGCCCATAATTGCACCAACGCTTGTGACGTCAACCCACTATATTACAGGGGATAATTTTTCTATGCATTGTCTAtgtataatatttttttatactaATAAATTTAGATCATGTCACGTAACAtgaatttaaattcaaaattcaaatcatgcacATGTAATATTCATTCAAAACTGCTAATGTAAAAAAATCACTACACTGTCTGTATATAAAAAGTTAATCCATAttaaagtatatatatatatgcaaaatC
This portion of the Coffea eugenioides isolate CCC68of chromosome 11, Ceug_1.0, whole genome shotgun sequence genome encodes:
- the LOC113752319 gene encoding uncharacterized protein LOC113752319; amino-acid sequence: MAEELADILQSFELSSKELQVTDVGRDELAIGIRECQCSLIGKIMGEKIVNYTGVKNFVTIAWSYPRDLKVAELGPNTFQFILLGENDRERVMNGGPWILDNQILVMNRWYEGIEDDETTFNLAPIWVQVWNLPIHWMSKEAGRKIGAVFHQVRDVIIPQMGGKEGRHLKLSVLMDIAQPLLRGPTVKVAGSAKWACFKYERCPDFCYSCGRMGHSERTCDKPMLVCL
- the LOC113752320 gene encoding uncharacterized protein LOC113752320; amino-acid sequence: MESWKNKLLSNAGKEVLLKAIAMALPMYAMSCFKLPGKLCKDVSAMMARYWWGEEEGKKKLHWCSWSKLTKHKDKGGMGFKDLQDFNKALLGKQIWRLITCPNLLLSKVMKARWNRPLIFSTFNGKDAEEILKIPISLAGRTDCSYWIASNNGKYTMKSAYKMLEREEKAQQQESSGKGETSCHVQKEKVWRKMWGMDIKGKLKHFLWKCLNKALPVNELIYYRTRMGEPICQVCGEGEETIEHLMFFCTIAKELWRLAPVQWDGIEDRRGNFNTWWSELMEASSKREGQQHQALTVNILWQLWKARNEKIFNNKSRNPFDIVQKAHLEWIEYTEVQGTGKLASRQETSASNEEAPDDTTNSNTMTIVVEVSQQKETKTMGISIVATKDNKVHATWAMKDRSTGDTLLDYAAALKLALCKISQKHWPAVHLLVSSAQMVRMLRNNKTTDVRLFAQLEDIHMFKALFMNCSFSLVANQCNRLGRRISKYATSLAQDEEYLSPLCQMTQL